Proteins from a single region of Chryseobacterium sp. T16E-39:
- a CDS encoding T9SS type B sorting domain-containing protein: MKKILSFLFIFCIFISAFAQLDREHWFAPMVDRTGNPNPYQKLYLSTNRTTSFPVSIYNNNVLIGTVNISKNNPQKFDVLRDYIITTQQVDLFTPTTKGLYLKAEFPFYANLRFSVFNHAEIITSKGIPSTGKTFYAGNAPISVSNFILNFMTSILATEDNTTVTISGYKPTVQFSNGTTGTTNPTMTFTLNKGNSYIIDGIGDITGNSDGFIGAKIVANKPVNITNGNFNGQYAGNHPTSSDILMDQAVPVDRLGNEFALVKGNGSIGANMEEAMIIATEDNTQVLVNNEVVPIATLNTGQYFIIPDSKYQLQGTNHYNLYIKTSKNAYVYQLLAGDSTAGNEVATGGFNFIPALNCYLPKQINELGFINENFVHSNNNPNGILTIPTKLNLITERGANVTVNGVTPPTTTGPFNMTGTNNWVTYGIPNVTGTITVVADKAITAGINAGSDAVGYGGFFAGFPTQPVILKSGGDCVPGIVLTVDPTIYNGYQWYRNGILIPGATSISYTPTQSGNYTCAVIMGSCAPLITLPYKVLNCTKLSTATYDVCTTHTIVPNFSSSTQVPVVSTIAVTTPPTLGTATINPTTGVITYTVTNPGTAGTDTFTYTFCGNDPDFPDCETVTVTINIKVLTVNDATLSACDINGQGTFNLTLANVTTNNPVIITYYPTLIDAQTENAAALISTPTTYTAPNGTIVYAVVKNAAGCKSIAKITLNLYPVAIVLQNYTGTFCDDNFDGIVTVILPNITPLVLTNSTYFTNVRYYANLADADAGNANNLPNAWSFSATTTIYIRVDSPDGCAKVIQPLNFTLGARIQLIKNTITESFCDNDLDGIKQVDLSQYLSQFTTDPLVTASFHASLSDAQNDINPLNNPVTLTGTQTIYVRFEKPGVCPQIGTIIITIKTPRRSDLLSDLIICPKTTTTLDAGPGFESYLWSTGATTSSISNIPAGNYWVDLQYNGCIYRQYVNITESQSPVITSIDINGTTVTIGVSGGTPPYEYSLDGTTWQTSNVFQNLPRGSYIIYVRDSRRCNEVQRPFTIINLINTITPNDDGHNDGIDYSALMTKDNIEFRIYDRYGAEIFRGTSSNRYTWDGKLGGRPVNTATYWYTISWTEYGATTVVKYSSWLLVKNR, encoded by the coding sequence ATGAAGAAAATTCTATCTTTTTTATTTATATTTTGTATTTTCATCTCTGCATTTGCCCAATTGGACAGAGAACATTGGTTTGCCCCAATGGTAGACCGAACCGGAAATCCAAATCCTTACCAAAAATTATATTTATCTACTAACCGGACTACATCATTTCCGGTAAGTATTTACAATAATAATGTTTTAATCGGAACCGTAAACATCAGCAAAAACAACCCTCAAAAATTTGATGTATTACGGGATTATATTATTACCACCCAACAGGTGGATTTATTTACTCCAACGACAAAGGGACTATACTTAAAAGCAGAATTCCCATTTTACGCCAATTTAAGATTCTCGGTGTTTAACCATGCCGAAATTATTACTTCGAAGGGGATTCCCTCTACCGGAAAAACCTTCTATGCTGGGAATGCCCCTATAAGCGTAAGTAATTTTATTTTAAATTTCATGACCAGTATTTTGGCAACTGAAGACAATACAACAGTTACCATATCAGGATATAAACCCACGGTACAATTCTCAAATGGAACAACAGGGACTACCAACCCCACCATGACCTTTACCCTAAATAAAGGTAATTCATATATTATTGATGGTATTGGTGATATCACAGGAAATTCCGATGGTTTTATTGGAGCCAAGATAGTTGCTAATAAACCTGTGAATATTACAAATGGTAATTTTAATGGGCAGTATGCCGGAAATCATCCTACAAGCTCAGACATTTTAATGGACCAGGCTGTTCCGGTTGACAGGCTTGGAAATGAGTTTGCTCTTGTAAAGGGAAATGGAAGTATTGGTGCAAATATGGAGGAGGCTATGATCATTGCAACAGAAGACAACACTCAGGTTCTCGTCAATAATGAAGTAGTTCCTATTGCAACATTAAATACGGGCCAATATTTCATTATTCCAGACAGTAAATATCAACTCCAGGGAACCAATCATTACAACCTCTATATAAAAACATCAAAAAATGCTTATGTATATCAACTGCTGGCAGGAGATTCTACTGCGGGAAATGAGGTCGCTACAGGTGGTTTTAATTTTATTCCGGCTTTAAATTGTTACCTGCCAAAGCAAATCAATGAGCTTGGTTTTATTAATGAAAATTTTGTCCATTCCAATAATAACCCAAATGGAATTCTTACTATCCCGACAAAACTTAATCTTATTACAGAAAGGGGAGCAAATGTAACTGTAAATGGTGTTACCCCTCCTACTACAACTGGTCCTTTTAATATGACAGGAACCAATAACTGGGTTACTTATGGAATCCCAAATGTAACCGGAACAATTACTGTCGTAGCTGATAAAGCAATCACAGCTGGGATCAATGCGGGAAGTGATGCAGTTGGATATGGAGGCTTTTTTGCAGGATTCCCTACCCAGCCGGTAATTCTAAAATCTGGTGGAGATTGTGTTCCCGGAATTGTTCTCACTGTGGACCCAACCATATACAATGGATACCAATGGTACAGAAATGGAATTCTCATTCCTGGAGCCACCTCTATATCATATACTCCTACACAGTCGGGAAATTATACCTGTGCGGTGATTATGGGAAGTTGTGCCCCATTAATAACTTTACCTTATAAAGTTTTAAATTGCACCAAACTTAGTACGGCAACATACGATGTCTGTACAACCCATACAATAGTTCCTAATTTTAGCAGTTCCACTCAAGTGCCAGTTGTTTCCACAATAGCAGTCACCACACCTCCTACTTTAGGGACCGCCACGATTAATCCAACAACCGGCGTTATTACCTATACTGTTACTAATCCCGGAACAGCAGGAACAGACACTTTCACCTATACGTTTTGTGGAAACGATCCTGATTTTCCAGACTGTGAAACTGTTACTGTAACCATAAATATCAAGGTCCTTACCGTAAATGATGCGACTTTATCCGCCTGTGATATTAACGGACAAGGAACTTTCAATCTTACTTTAGCGAATGTAACGACTAATAACCCGGTGATAATCACCTATTATCCAACTTTAATAGATGCACAAACAGAAAATGCAGCTGCATTGATAAGTACTCCCACCACTTACACTGCACCAAACGGAACCATTGTCTATGCTGTAGTGAAAAATGCAGCAGGCTGTAAAAGTATCGCTAAAATCACCCTCAATCTGTATCCTGTTGCAATCGTCCTGCAAAATTATACAGGAACCTTCTGTGATGATAATTTTGATGGCATTGTAACGGTCATCTTACCCAACATTACACCATTAGTATTAACCAATAGTACTTATTTTACCAATGTAAGATATTATGCAAACCTGGCTGATGCCGATGCCGGTAATGCAAATAATCTACCTAATGCATGGAGTTTTAGCGCTACAACAACCATTTATATACGAGTAGACTCTCCAGATGGATGTGCAAAAGTTATTCAGCCTTTGAATTTCACTTTAGGTGCGAGGATTCAATTAATTAAAAACACTATAACAGAAAGCTTTTGCGACAATGATTTAGATGGAATAAAGCAAGTTGATTTAAGCCAGTACCTGAGCCAGTTTACCACTGATCCATTGGTAACTGCAAGTTTTCATGCCTCCCTTAGTGATGCACAAAATGATATCAATCCCCTAAACAACCCTGTAACTCTAACTGGTACTCAAACAATCTATGTGAGATTTGAAAAACCCGGAGTTTGTCCTCAAATAGGAACAATTATTATTACAATAAAAACTCCGAGAAGATCTGATCTGCTTTCAGACCTGATCATTTGTCCCAAAACGACAACTACCCTAGATGCAGGTCCTGGTTTCGAAAGTTATCTTTGGAGCACTGGCGCAACCACTTCTTCTATTTCAAACATTCCTGCCGGAAACTATTGGGTAGATTTACAGTATAATGGCTGTATTTACAGACAATATGTAAATATTACTGAATCTCAATCCCCTGTTATAACCTCAATAGACATCAATGGAACTACAGTAACTATAGGAGTTAGTGGGGGTACACCTCCTTACGAATACTCCCTTGATGGAACTACATGGCAAACTTCAAATGTCTTTCAAAACTTGCCTAGGGGAAGCTACATTATTTATGTAAGAGATTCCAGAAGATGTAACGAGGTGCAAAGACCTTTTACCATTATTAATCTCATTAATACAATTACCCCTAACGATGACGGCCACAACGATGGTATAGATTATTCAGCATTAATGACGAAAGATAATATTGAGTTCAGGATATATGACAGATATGGTGCAGAGATTTTCAGAGGGACTTCATCTAACCGCTATACCTGGGATGGAAAATTAGGGGGCAGACCAGTAAACACAGCAACCTATTGGTACACCATAAGTTGGACTGAATATGGAGCAACTACAGTAGTAAAATATTCAAGTTGGCTATTAGTGAAAAACAGATAG
- a CDS encoding DUF6759 domain-containing protein, translated as MKKKILTLLFFSFLIPNFIPAQKSKQNILKSTNIKEIEEYLKNAHPEDPKRSVLKPKLIALKNQQWTLGRKNAKPMESRPVIAEIPRKNSHDAEEFKRLILESSQKHKDKTVKLLNALFDEDPTRKESILLFKNNSECNLVLRIQGDNFYHMAVPAHDENFIVVKKGTYSLESTICDLKYNTKKDIRKNIILTINNTEQVGTNNFKNKK; from the coding sequence ATGAAAAAAAAAATTTTAACACTCTTATTCTTCTCTTTCTTAATTCCCAATTTTATTCCTGCTCAAAAGAGCAAACAAAATATTCTAAAAAGCACAAACATTAAAGAAATTGAAGAATACCTTAAAAATGCACATCCGGAAGATCCCAAAAGAAGCGTTTTAAAACCTAAGCTTATTGCCTTAAAAAATCAGCAATGGACACTTGGCAGGAAGAATGCAAAACCCATGGAATCACGACCCGTTATTGCTGAAATACCTCGTAAAAATTCGCACGATGCTGAGGAATTTAAGCGACTTATTTTAGAAAGCTCACAAAAGCATAAAGACAAAACAGTCAAACTTCTCAATGCATTGTTTGATGAAGACCCTACACGCAAAGAATCTATTCTTTTATTCAAAAACAATTCTGAATGTAATTTAGTATTAAGAATTCAGGGGGATAATTTCTATCATATGGCCGTTCCTGCTCATGATGAAAACTTCATCGTTGTAAAAAAAGGAACTTATTCTCTTGAAAGCACCATCTGTGATTTAAAATATAATACTAAAAAGGATATCAGAAAGAACATTATTCTAACAATAAATAATACTGAACAGGTAGGGACTAATAATTTTAAAAATAAAAAGTAA
- the rpsB gene encoding 30S ribosomal protein S2, with protein MAKANVKDLLEAGVHFGHMTRKWNPNMAPYIFMEKNGIHIVDLHKTAVKLDEACNALEKLTSAGKKVLFVATKKQAKEVVAKHASELNMPYITERWPGGMLTNFVTIRKAVKKMNSIDKMKKDGTFETLSKKERLQVDRQRANLEKNLGSISDMVRLPSAIFVVDILREHIAVTEAKKLGIPVFGIVDTNSDPRKVDFVIPGNDDASKSIDMILNVVSDSIRDGQSQRKADKEKSKEEGEKVSADTDADFDAE; from the coding sequence ATGGCAAAAGCAAATGTAAAAGACCTCCTAGAGGCTGGTGTACACTTCGGTCACATGACTAGAAAGTGGAATCCAAATATGGCTCCATACATTTTTATGGAGAAAAATGGTATTCACATTGTAGACTTACATAAAACAGCAGTAAAATTAGATGAAGCATGTAACGCTTTAGAAAAACTTACTTCTGCAGGTAAAAAAGTTCTTTTTGTTGCTACTAAAAAGCAAGCAAAAGAAGTTGTTGCTAAGCACGCTTCAGAACTTAATATGCCTTATATTACAGAAAGATGGCCAGGAGGTATGCTAACAAACTTTGTTACGATCAGAAAGGCTGTTAAGAAAATGAACTCTATTGATAAGATGAAGAAGGATGGAACATTCGAAACTTTATCTAAAAAAGAGAGACTTCAGGTAGACAGACAGAGAGCTAACCTTGAAAAGAACTTAGGTTCTATTTCTGACATGGTTCGTCTTCCTTCTGCAATATTTGTAGTTGATATCTTAAGAGAACATATCGCAGTAACTGAAGCTAAGAAATTAGGTATTCCAGTTTTCGGTATCGTTGATACTAACTCTGACCCTAGAAAAGTAGATTTCGTTATTCCAGGAAATGATGATGCTTCTAAGTCTATCGATATGATTTTGAATGTTGTTTCTGATTCTATCAGAGATGGTCAATCTCAAAGAAAAGCTGACAAAGAAAAATCTAAAGAAGAAGGAGAAAAAGTATCTGCTGATACAGATGCTGATTTCGATGCAGAATAA
- the rpsI gene encoding 30S ribosomal protein S9 encodes MSTVHKIGRRKTSVARVYVKPGTGTITVNGKDAKDYFSTDVMVYKLNQPFILSETVGQYDVTVNVFGGGNTGQAEAIRLGISRALCEINAEFRLALKPAGLLTRDARMVERKKPGQKKARKRFQFSKR; translated from the coding sequence ATGTCTACAGTTCATAAAATTGGTAGAAGAAAAACTTCTGTAGCAAGAGTTTACGTAAAGCCAGGTACTGGTACTATTACAGTAAACGGTAAAGATGCTAAAGATTATTTCTCTACAGACGTAATGGTTTACAAATTAAATCAACCATTTATCCTTTCTGAAACTGTTGGTCAGTATGACGTTACCGTAAATGTATTCGGTGGTGGAAATACAGGACAAGCAGAAGCTATCAGATTAGGTATTTCAAGAGCTTTATGCGAAATCAACGCTGAGTTCAGATTAGCATTAAAGCCAGCTGGTTTACTTACAAGAGACGCAAGAATGGTGGAAAGAAAGAAGCCAGGTCAGAAAAAAGCAAGAAAGAGATTCCAATTCTCAAAACGTTAA
- a CDS encoding DUF6759 domain-containing protein: MKKLLLFFYTVVFFSLSAQKKGKDYTNIIKSKNIYEINAFLRDAHPDDPRRSVLKPKVMDMMREYIKDAHPEDQKVKEMQEMLALLKRRPSTKITFDEMNAIIKQKQIAKYKAELAAKQSTVVYTPSNAKNAVVINTSSNTVAIPDAEAEEFNMLMAVSPTEHKNKTVQILNSLFDNDPMSKECIVLIENKSDCNIIVRMEGIGTTKYRLAVPAHNESSLVLQKGDYLFTSIVCGAQYASQKTIQKPLMVALGSSDSK, translated from the coding sequence ATGAAAAAGTTACTTTTATTCTTTTACACCGTTGTATTCTTTAGTCTTTCAGCTCAGAAAAAGGGAAAGGACTATACCAACATTATCAAAAGTAAGAACATTTATGAAATCAATGCCTTTTTAAGGGATGCTCATCCTGATGACCCACGCAGATCGGTTCTAAAACCTAAAGTGATGGACATGATGAGAGAATATATCAAAGATGCCCACCCAGAGGATCAAAAAGTAAAAGAAATGCAGGAAATGCTCGCTTTGCTAAAAAGAAGACCTTCTACAAAAATTACTTTTGATGAAATGAATGCTATCATCAAACAAAAACAGATCGCAAAATACAAAGCAGAATTAGCCGCTAAGCAATCTACCGTAGTCTATACTCCAAGTAACGCAAAAAATGCAGTGGTGATCAATACATCATCAAATACCGTAGCCATTCCCGATGCTGAAGCTGAGGAATTTAATATGCTAATGGCTGTTTCTCCTACTGAACATAAAAACAAAACCGTCCAGATATTAAATTCACTCTTCGATAATGATCCGATGAGTAAAGAATGTATTGTTCTTATTGAAAATAAATCTGATTGTAATATTATTGTAAGAATGGAAGGTATAGGTACCACTAAATACAGGCTGGCAGTACCTGCACATAACGAAAGTTCACTTGTTTTACAAAAGGGAGATTATCTTTTTACAAGCATTGTGTGTGGTGCCCAATATGCTTCTCAAAAAACCATCCAGAAACCACTCATGGTTGCCTTAGGTTCATCTGATAGTAAATAA
- the trmB gene encoding tRNA (guanosine(46)-N7)-methyltransferase TrmB, producing the protein MGKNKLARFAENKILPNVIQPTREEALTGFNLKGKWRTDFFKNDNPIVLELGCGKGEYSVGLAKAFPEKNFIGIDIKGARFWFGAKEAVENNMSNVAFLRSQIELVDNFFAENEVDEIWITFPDPQIKYRRTKHRLTHPDFLDRYKKFLKPGGIIHLKTDSEFLHGYTLGFLQGAGYEIITAHHDIYGAPEYDPDTKYLRDIKTYYEALFSAKGKTITYIKFRIS; encoded by the coding sequence ATGGGCAAAAATAAATTAGCAAGATTCGCAGAAAACAAAATATTACCTAATGTAATTCAACCGACAAGAGAAGAAGCTTTAACCGGTTTTAACCTTAAAGGAAAATGGAGAACAGATTTCTTTAAAAACGATAATCCCATTGTTCTTGAGCTTGGGTGTGGAAAAGGGGAATACTCTGTAGGTTTGGCTAAGGCTTTTCCTGAAAAAAATTTCATAGGAATAGACATAAAAGGAGCAAGATTTTGGTTCGGAGCTAAAGAAGCTGTCGAAAACAATATGTCTAATGTTGCTTTTCTAAGATCTCAGATAGAATTAGTAGATAACTTTTTTGCAGAAAACGAAGTAGACGAGATATGGATCACGTTCCCAGATCCACAGATCAAATACAGACGCACAAAGCATAGGTTAACTCATCCTGATTTTCTTGACCGTTATAAAAAATTCCTAAAACCTGGTGGTATCATCCATTTAAAGACTGATTCTGAATTTTTACACGGATATACCCTTGGTTTCCTGCAGGGAGCAGGCTATGAAATCATCACCGCACACCATGATATTTATGGTGCTCCGGAATATGATCCTGATACTAAATATTTAAGAGATATTAAAACATACTATGAAGCACTTTTTTCCGCTAAAGGAAAGACCATCACTTATATAAAATTCCGAATAAGTTGA
- a CDS encoding T9SS type B sorting domain-containing protein encodes MKKYLLSLFFILFTINLLFAQRDTDHWFAPYFDSSSTSATNYAHGLYFSTDSVTPFEVKIYSNNAVIGTVTISKNNPQSFTLGAQYIRTTSSSSAAVPTNLGVYTKGEKPYFASLRIYNISHGEIITSKGKAGIGTQFYAAATPMTVNSTSNNFTTGIMATEDNTSVTISGYDPNIQFINNTAPPLSLTVNLNKGQSYILAGIGNTAANQTGFIGSKIVATKPISVTNGNSNGFYATIGTGFPDGSDLIMDQSVPTDRLGNEFAMVKSISTSGDNMEGGIIVATENNTEIYLNAGTTPVATINEGDYYRILANAYATQAGGHSNIYIRTTKNVYLYQLIGAGSANNTGGYNYIPPLNCFLPRKIDEIGKIQEMPTYTGTVNLKLNILTEAGAAVTVNGTTPTAAQGPFPLTGNTQWVTYAIQGISGNVTITSTKAVTAGINGGYSTAGYGGYFAGFSSIPVIAKQTGDCIPGIVLEVDDSFETYQWSLNGNPIPGATTNSYTPTQAGNYTVRITVGSCPPATTPIYKVFSCLQKSTKSLIMCEGFQAIVPEFTNSTQAYVPGTVTIVTPPTNGTASIDPVTGVITYVPNFGFFGPDKIVYKFCGNAPEFIDCEEITLNLTVSSTPVVNNALLRTCFLEQNPATGLFNLTLASVTTQTGITKKYYPSPTDAVNGTNEITNPTTYVAPTGVVYIKVSNANGCYKVAEVTLIVLAPVKSAVLVDKIICMEDKTTLDAGPGFASYLWSTGATTQAITNVGVGTYSVKLKTGECITTQTVNVYAAEQPVISNVDITSNSITAYVLGGTPPYKYSIDNINWQDSNVFNNIPRGDAIVYVKDAYDCDPISVAVTIPNLVNVITPNDDGVNDIIDYSSLSFKPNLTFNIYDRYGAKIHQGDKSNGYKWNGTTNGTKKVSTGNYWFDISWNEPNKKQTPIKYTGWILVKNRE; translated from the coding sequence ATGAAAAAATATCTACTCAGTTTATTCTTTATTTTATTTACAATCAATCTACTATTTGCACAACGAGATACTGACCATTGGTTTGCCCCTTATTTCGACAGCTCATCAACATCGGCCACCAATTATGCGCACGGTTTATACTTCTCTACTGATTCTGTAACACCATTTGAGGTTAAGATATACAGTAACAATGCCGTAATCGGAACAGTGACCATAAGCAAAAACAATCCTCAGTCCTTCACGTTGGGCGCACAGTACATAAGAACAACAAGCTCTTCAAGTGCGGCCGTTCCAACCAATCTTGGTGTTTATACTAAAGGTGAAAAACCTTACTTTGCTTCATTAAGAATTTACAATATCTCTCACGGAGAAATCATCACTTCTAAAGGAAAGGCAGGTATTGGAACCCAGTTCTATGCTGCAGCCACTCCAATGACTGTGAATTCTACTTCTAATAACTTCACCACAGGTATAATGGCAACGGAAGACAACACTAGTGTTACTATTTCTGGATATGACCCTAACATACAATTCATTAACAATACAGCCCCTCCTCTATCTCTAACTGTAAATTTAAATAAAGGACAATCATATATCCTGGCAGGTATTGGAAATACAGCAGCAAATCAAACTGGATTTATCGGTTCTAAAATTGTAGCCACAAAACCTATTTCAGTTACAAATGGTAATTCCAATGGATTTTATGCGACTATTGGAACAGGCTTTCCAGATGGATCAGATTTAATTATGGATCAATCAGTACCTACTGATCGTCTTGGAAACGAATTTGCAATGGTAAAAAGTATCTCCACCAGTGGGGATAATATGGAAGGCGGAATTATAGTTGCTACTGAAAACAACACTGAAATCTATCTTAATGCAGGAACAACGCCGGTTGCAACTATTAACGAAGGAGATTATTACAGAATCCTGGCTAATGCTTATGCAACTCAGGCAGGAGGACATTCAAATATTTACATAAGAACTACAAAAAATGTATACTTATATCAATTAATTGGTGCTGGTTCCGCAAATAATACCGGAGGATATAATTACATTCCACCATTAAACTGTTTTTTACCTAGAAAAATTGACGAGATTGGCAAAATCCAGGAAATGCCAACTTATACCGGCACGGTTAATTTAAAACTTAACATACTCACCGAAGCAGGGGCTGCTGTAACCGTAAATGGAACAACTCCCACTGCTGCACAGGGACCTTTTCCTCTTACCGGAAACACACAATGGGTAACTTATGCAATACAAGGAATTTCAGGAAACGTTACGATCACATCTACCAAAGCTGTAACGGCTGGGATCAACGGAGGATACAGTACAGCGGGTTATGGGGGATATTTTGCAGGATTCTCTTCTATCCCTGTAATCGCCAAACAAACCGGAGATTGTATTCCAGGAATAGTATTGGAAGTAGATGACAGTTTTGAAACCTATCAATGGTCACTGAATGGAAATCCAATTCCAGGGGCAACCACTAACTCTTATACTCCAACTCAGGCAGGAAATTATACCGTAAGAATAACAGTGGGAAGCTGTCCTCCTGCAACAACACCAATATATAAAGTTTTCTCTTGCCTTCAAAAATCCACCAAGTCACTGATCATGTGTGAGGGCTTTCAAGCAATTGTACCTGAGTTTACAAACTCAACACAGGCCTACGTTCCAGGAACCGTAACTATTGTTACTCCACCGACAAATGGAACAGCAAGTATCGACCCCGTAACAGGTGTTATTACCTATGTCCCGAACTTCGGTTTTTTTGGTCCGGATAAAATTGTTTACAAATTTTGTGGAAATGCTCCCGAATTTATTGATTGCGAAGAGATAACTCTTAACTTAACTGTTTCTTCAACACCTGTTGTTAATAACGCATTACTAAGAACCTGTTTCCTTGAACAAAATCCAGCAACGGGTCTTTTTAACCTAACCTTAGCTTCTGTAACCACACAGACAGGGATAACAAAGAAATATTATCCATCACCAACTGATGCTGTAAATGGAACAAATGAAATCACTAATCCAACGACATATGTCGCACCAACCGGAGTTGTATATATCAAAGTAAGTAATGCAAATGGTTGCTATAAAGTTGCTGAAGTCACACTTATTGTTCTTGCTCCAGTAAAATCTGCTGTATTAGTAGACAAGATTATATGTATGGAAGACAAAACAACTTTGGATGCAGGGCCTGGTTTTGCTTCTTATTTATGGAGCACCGGCGCTACAACTCAAGCTATAACAAACGTCGGAGTTGGTACTTATTCTGTAAAACTGAAAACCGGAGAATGTATTACCACGCAAACAGTAAATGTATACGCTGCTGAACAGCCGGTTATTTCTAATGTTGATATAACCAGTAACTCCATTACTGCTTACGTCTTAGGAGGAACACCTCCTTACAAATATTCCATCGATAATATTAACTGGCAGGATTCTAATGTATTTAATAATATTCCGAGAGGTGATGCTATTGTATATGTAAAAGATGCTTATGATTGTGATCCAATCAGTGTTGCCGTTACTATTCCAAACCTGGTGAATGTAATTACTCCAAACGATGATGGTGTAAATGATATCATTGATTATTCATCTCTATCATTCAAACCTAATCTGACATTCAATATTTATGACAGATATGGGGCTAAAATTCATCAAGGTGATAAAAGCAACGGATACAAATGGAATGGAACAACCAATGGAACAAAAAAAGTATCTACTGGAAATTATTGGTTTGATATAAGCTGGAATGAGCCTAATAAGAAGCAAACACCAATAAAATACACTGGCTGGATCTTAGTAAAAAACAGAGAATAG
- a CDS encoding DUF6759 domain-containing protein has protein sequence MKKKLIFPSIIISLVLVSCSVNYNNYPMKRTYPSNSNNTSSPASTEREYNELIKTHKPETTDVLNDLLNDSSGNTKTSFSVENKSPCNMVLTISGNNYFKKLPIGAGKIGYVMLPKNQSYKLSGMLCNSVYQSTKFISSSYSITLSN, from the coding sequence ATGAAAAAGAAATTGATATTTCCAAGCATTATCATATCATTGGTATTGGTCAGTTGTAGTGTTAATTATAATAATTATCCAATGAAGAGAACCTATCCTTCTAATTCAAATAATACCTCCTCACCGGCTAGTACAGAAAGAGAATATAATGAGTTGATAAAAACACATAAACCGGAGACCACTGATGTACTTAATGATTTACTCAATGACTCTTCAGGAAATACCAAAACATCATTCTCTGTAGAAAACAAATCTCCATGCAATATGGTTCTTACCATCAGTGGAAATAATTATTTCAAAAAACTTCCTATTGGTGCCGGTAAAATAGGGTATGTAATGCTTCCAAAAAACCAGAGTTATAAACTGTCAGGAATGCTCTGCAATTCAGTATATCAGTCTACAAAATTTATCTCAAGTTCGTATTCAATAACTTTATCAAACTAG